In Archangium violaceum, the following are encoded in one genomic region:
- a CDS encoding alpha/beta fold hydrolase encodes MSRLESPGGGVERGTVRSGSFELHYSMEGSGRPAIVIGSALYYPRTFSDELRRSLRLVFVDHRGFAHSSKEEPASEYALDLLLADVERVREHLGLDEVIIIGHSGHGYMALEYAKKYPRHVSHVVMICTGPSHGAAHNQLKEQYWEEAVCPERKAKQERDLKLLPGEIAAAPERRFITYCLRMGARSWYDPEFDATELWKGVHVNMTMFDHVFGEVFRDIDITKGLDALDLPVFLAMGRFDYLVAPYSAWAPYREHFRDLTVRVFDRSGHTPQLEESRLFDAELLHWLDSRTPGG; translated from the coding sequence ATGTCCAGACTCGAAAGTCCCGGGGGCGGGGTGGAGCGCGGAACGGTTCGTTCCGGAAGCTTCGAGCTCCACTACTCCATGGAAGGAAGTGGCAGGCCGGCGATCGTGATTGGCAGCGCGCTCTACTACCCGAGGACCTTCTCGGACGAGCTGCGGCGGTCCCTGCGGCTCGTCTTCGTCGATCATCGGGGCTTCGCCCATTCCTCGAAGGAGGAGCCGGCGTCGGAGTATGCCCTGGACCTCCTGCTCGCCGATGTGGAGCGGGTGAGGGAGCACCTGGGGCTCGACGAGGTCATCATCATCGGCCACTCCGGGCACGGGTACATGGCGCTGGAGTACGCCAAGAAGTATCCGCGGCATGTCTCGCACGTCGTGATGATCTGCACGGGCCCGAGTCACGGCGCCGCCCATAATCAGTTGAAGGAGCAGTATTGGGAGGAAGCGGTCTGCCCCGAGCGGAAGGCGAAGCAGGAGAGGGACCTGAAGCTGCTTCCCGGGGAGATCGCCGCGGCACCGGAGAGGCGCTTCATCACCTACTGTCTGCGGATGGGGGCCCGGAGCTGGTACGACCCCGAGTTCGACGCCACGGAGTTGTGGAAGGGCGTCCACGTCAACATGACGATGTTCGACCACGTGTTTGGCGAGGTCTTCCGGGACATCGACATCACGAAGGGGCTGGACGCGCTCGACCTCCCCGTCTTCCTGGCCATGGGACGGTTCGACTACCTGGTGGCGCCCTACTCGGCCTGGGCCCCCTACAGGGAGCACTTCCGTGACCTGACGGTGAGGGTGTTCGACAGGAGCGGTCACACGCCGCAGCTCGAGGAGAGCCGCCTGTTCGATGCCGAGCTGCTTCACTGGCTCGACTCTCGTACTCCGGGAGGATAG